The genomic window TCAGAAGCCGATGGCGGCGCAATCGCGGATTTGGGCGAGGAGGTTGTTTATAAAATCAACTATGACAACGCGTATCATCTGAAATATCGACTTTCTCAGCGTGGGGACATTCCGAGGGAGGTGGTAACCGAGAAATTTATATTAGGGATGCGAATCCTCTTGTTAGGTTATCAGCACGCGTTCAAAAGCATCCAGAAATCTAGTGGCGCAGAGGGAAATGGTATTTCGGAGTACGCTGACGAGTTCCGCCGGACAGCAGCCAGGGCGGCCGCATCCACAGTCTTGGCGCTCGCAGAGAATCTTCCGAAGATCGTTGATGCTTCGTCGGTGCAAGGCCAAGAGGTCGAGTAGCGCGGATCAATTGCGAACGAACAGCAGGTCTCGTGCGCAACAAGGGTGATCTGAATGTTCAGTGGCCGAAAATTCGAGGTCGCCATCACACGGTCTTTGTCAAACCAAGGACTTCGATGGCCAGAGCGTGGCGAAGCCTCTAACGAGCGCAACCTCGGCTGTAACCGCGCCTACGTCGACTTGCGGGGACTTACTTGGAACGACGCACAACGTTTATTCGAACTCGAAACGTCTTTGATTGAGCGCATCGAAGCCGCAACTGATCCTGACGCAGAGCGGGAGCAGATCGAGGAAGAGCTTTACGAGGATGATGAAGGTCTCTTCGGACTGGATATCGGCGTCGCGGCGGCGACTGTGGCGCTTTGTGCGGCAAAGTGCGTTACGTGCAGCAGCTGCAATGCAGGGGCGTATGGCGGAAGCCATCATGAGAGCTACCCTGTAGTTGCTTTCTTTGCGAAGCCGCAACACGTTGAACCGCTCCTCAAATGCGCGGAGGAAGCCGGAATCGGCTTGGAAAACGTGGATGGGATGGTCATCGCCTTCGCCAGTGACATCCGAAATATGCGCTCCTTTGCCGGCGCCTTGATCCGAGGCCACGCCACCTTCCAAGCCGTAGCGCGCAACAAGCGGAACGACCGCTCGCCCGGTCCGAGCCCGGGCTTGTCGTAGGTGGAGCAGCTGACGAATTTCGGTGGACTGCATGACGCAGATGTTTCTCCCTTTCGCCGCGCCGGCACAAAATAGCCGCCGTCGCCGGCCGTCGACGATTTCGTGCGTCTACTGTGGGGCGGCCGCCAATACGAGGGACCACGTTCCTCCCAAGGCTCTGCTGGAGGAGCCGCGACCGATTAATCTTCGAACCGTACCCGCGTGTGGCTCTTGCAACGAGGGCTGGTCGCTGGACGAAGAGTACATGGCGGTGGTGCTGGCGCAGGTCGGCCATCACCCGCATCTGATGGCGAAGGTGGAGGAAGGTGGAGCCGTAGATCGCGCCCTTTCAGCCGCGCCTGGGTTAGATGAAATCATCACGAAGTCCTTGTCGCCTGGAGATGACGGTCGCGTCTGGTTTCAACCCGATATTGACCGCATTAGCCGCATTACGACGAAGGTTGCTTTCGGCCTATATTGTCTAAGATACGGGCGCGGCGCCTCGTTACAGGATTTTTCGACGCATTGGATTGCCGGTCCCGAACAGGAAGTCCCGCAGCACCTTGTGGCTGCACAGTGGATTTGGCCCGGTCTCCGCCGCAAGCGATGGACGACTGTTCAAAAAGGCGCGTTCGGTTTTCTATTCGCCAAAGGATGGATGGTGGGCGATCCGCCGCTTTACTGCATGCTGGATTTCCACGAGACGATTTTCGCGGCCGTTTCCTGTCCCTCTGCCGTCGGTAGGAAGTCCAATCAACGATTGCGGTCTAGGCCGTGGAAATAGCCGCTGGGTATCTATGATCGTGGGATCACACGTGAGCGATGGCGTCCCGGAAGGGAGTCGAACCCCTGACCCCTGGTTTAGGAAACCAGTGCTCTATCCAGCTGAGCTACCGGGACAATCCGTGTTTTCGGTACCTATCCGGTACCCGGCCGCGACCGGCACCGGACAAGCGCATGATCCGTTTGCCGTTTCTACCTCAAGGCCCTCGAATTAGGAAACCGTCGCTCTATCCAGCTGAGCTACGGGACCGCTGGTGAAGCAATTACGCGAGCTTCAGCACCGCCGCAAGTAGCGGTGCTACAGCTTCACCCAGCCCGCCGGCGGCTTCTTGCCGGGATGGACGGTACCGCATTTCTTGCAGGTGCGCGCCTTCTCGTCGGCGAAGAACGCCTCGTAGAGCGGCGGCAGGTCCTTCACCAGGTCCTTCACCTTCAGCTCGATGCGGTGCACTAGCGCGTTGCAGTTGAAGCAATACCATTCGAAGCCGTCCCTCTGGTCCGGCTGCCGCGCCGGCTCGACCACAAGCCCGACCGAGCCTTCCTGCGGACGCTGCGGTGAATGCCGCACATGCGGCGGCAACAGGAACACCTCGCCCTCGCGGATCGGCACGTCGTAGAAATTGCCGTTGTCGACGACCTTGAGCACCATGTCGCCCTTGAGCTGGTAGAAGAATTCTTCCACCGGATCGTCATGATAATCGGCGCGCTCGTTCGGCCCGCCCACCACCATCACCGTCATCTGCCCGTCGTCGAACACCTTCTTGTTGCCGACCGGCGGCTTGAGCAGGTGCTGATGCTCGTCGATCCATTTCTTGAAATTGAAAGCCTGCAGCCGGCCGGTGACCATGGTCCTCTTCCCTCTTTCCCCGTCATCCTGAGCTGGCGTGCGCAGCGCGCCCTCGATGGATGGCGGCCTGTGACTCTGTGCCCGTCACCCTTCGAGGCTCGTTCGCTTCGCGAACTCGCACCTCGGGATGACGGAGTAGCATTCACGCGGCCGACGACTGCGCCGCTCGCGCCAGGCCGCAACTCTCGAACGCCTCGCGCGTCGCCTTCTTCTCCGCGTCCGTCATCTGCAGCAGCGGACGGCGCACCGGTCCGCCCACCTGGCCGAGCAGCTCCTGCCAGTATTTGGAA from Pseudorhodoplanes sp. includes these protein-coding regions:
- a CDS encoding 3-hydroxyanthranilate 3,4-dioxygenase; the encoded protein is MVTGRLQAFNFKKWIDEHQHLLKPPVGNKKVFDDGQMTVMVVGGPNERADYHDDPVEEFFYQLKGDMVLKVVDNGNFYDVPIREGEVFLLPPHVRHSPQRPQEGSVGLVVEPARQPDQRDGFEWYCFNCNALVHRIELKVKDLVKDLPPLYEAFFADEKARTCKKCGTVHPGKKPPAGWVKL